Proteins found in one Abyssibius alkaniclasticus genomic segment:
- a CDS encoding TerC family protein, with protein MDELLTLANLGNLAVLIFLQAVLGFDNLLYISIESQRAPLESQKSVRRWGILIAVAARIILLFVMVNLIEALQAPFFSINLPGFIEGEFTFAVLVFLFGGVFIMYTAMKEIGHMMAIEHLGTDIEDKGRKSAAQVVATIVLMNLIFSFDSVLSALAITKVFALLALAIILSGVAMLVLADGVTEFLKKNRMYEVLGLFILLIVGVVLLGEGGHLAQLKLFGYSVDAMSKTTFYFSVVVLVLVELVQSRYQRKLAAERKAVAGNKVAH; from the coding sequence ATGGACGAGCTACTGACACTGGCCAATCTGGGAAACCTGGCGGTTTTGATATTTTTGCAGGCCGTGCTGGGCTTTGACAATCTGCTCTATATCTCGATTGAGAGCCAACGCGCCCCGCTGGAAAGCCAGAAATCCGTGCGCCGCTGGGGCATTCTGATTGCGGTGGCCGCGCGCATTATTCTGCTTTTCGTCATGGTCAACCTGATCGAGGCGCTGCAAGCACCGTTTTTCAGCATCAACCTGCCCGGTTTCATCGAGGGTGAGTTCACCTTTGCCGTGCTGGTGTTCTTGTTTGGCGGTGTGTTCATCATGTATACGGCCATGAAAGAGATCGGCCATATGATGGCGATCGAGCATCTGGGCACCGATATTGAAGACAAGGGCCGGAAATCGGCCGCGCAGGTGGTGGCCACGATCGTGTTGATGAATCTGATATTCAGCTTTGATTCCGTCTTGTCGGCGCTGGCCATTACCAAGGTGTTTGCCTTGCTGGCGCTGGCAATCATACTGTCGGGCGTGGCCATGCTGGTGCTGGCCGATGGCGTGACGGAGTTCTTGAAGAAAAACCGCATGTATGAGGTGCTTGGCCTGTTCATCCTGCTGATCGTGGGCGTCGTTCTGCTGGGCGAAGGCGGGCATCTGGCGCAGTTGAAACTGTTTGGCTACAGCGTCGATGCGATGAGCAAAACCACCTTCTATTTCTCTGTTGTGGTGCTGGTGCTGGTGGAGCTTGTGCAAAGCCGCTACCAGCGCAAACTGGCGGCGGAACGCAAGGCGGTTGCAGGCAACAAGGTTGCGCACTAG
- a CDS encoding cold-shock protein, translating to MAKGTVKWFNTEKGYGFIQPEDGGNDIFVHVTAVQQAGLTTLKENQPIEYELTDGRDGRKSAGDLKV from the coding sequence ATGGCAAAAGGTACAGTTAAGTGGTTCAACACTGAAAAAGGCTATGGCTTTATTCAGCCGGAGGATGGCGGGAATGACATATTTGTGCATGTCACTGCCGTGCAGCAGGCCGGATTGACCACGTTGAAGGAAAATCAGCCGATTGAATATGAGCTGACCGACGGGCGCGACGGGCGCAAAAGCGCCGGAGATTTGAAGGTTTAG
- the gatA gene encoding Asp-tRNA(Asn)/Glu-tRNA(Gln) amidotransferase subunit GatA, producing the protein MAELNKLTITAARDGLRKGEFTAVELTSACLDAAKAAAPLNAWTVLCEEAAQERAKLADAALAKGDAPAMTGIPLGIKDLFATKGVQTQAASNILAGFQPPYESTVTQNLWDNGAVMIGKLNMDEFAMGSSNETSAYGPVTSPWRRSGSNLALTPGGSSGGSAAAVAADSCLAATGTDTGGSIRQPAAFVGITGVKPTYGRCSRWGVVAFASSLDQAGPMTKSVRDAAIMLGAMAGHDAKDSTSADLPVPDFEAALTGDIRGKKIGIPREYRLDGMPAEIDKLWDEGRAMLRDAGAEIVDISLPHTKYALPAYYVIAPAEASSNLARYDGVRYGHRAKIKAGEGITEMYERTRAEGFGREVQRRVMIGSYVLSAGFYDAYYLRAQKVRTLIKQDFETAFDDGIDAILTPATPSAAFGLGEMADVDPIQMYLNDVFTVTVNLAGLPGIAIPAGQSRENLPLGLQIIGRPWDEGGMMNVAYTMEKAIGYAAKPEKWW; encoded by the coding sequence ATGGCCGAATTGAACAAATTGACGATTACCGCCGCGCGCGACGGGTTGCGCAAGGGCGAGTTTACCGCTGTTGAACTGACCAGCGCCTGCCTTGACGCCGCCAAAGCCGCCGCCCCGCTGAACGCTTGGACCGTGCTGTGCGAAGAGGCCGCACAGGAACGCGCCAAACTGGCCGATGCCGCATTGGCCAAGGGCGACGCCCCGGCGATGACCGGCATTCCGCTGGGCATCAAGGATTTGTTTGCCACCAAAGGCGTTCAAACGCAGGCGGCCTCCAACATTCTGGCGGGCTTCCAGCCGCCCTATGAATCCACCGTCACGCAAAACCTGTGGGACAATGGCGCCGTGATGATCGGCAAGCTGAACATGGACGAGTTTGCGATGGGCAGCTCGAACGAAACCTCGGCCTATGGCCCTGTCACCAGCCCCTGGCGGCGCAGCGGCAGCAATCTTGCCCTGACACCGGGCGGCAGTTCGGGCGGCTCCGCAGCGGCGGTGGCGGCCGATAGCTGCCTTGCGGCAACCGGCACCGATACCGGCGGCTCCATCCGCCAGCCAGCCGCCTTTGTGGGCATTACCGGCGTCAAGCCAACCTATGGCCGCTGTTCGCGTTGGGGTGTCGTCGCCTTCGCCTCCAGCCTCGATCAGGCCGGCCCGATGACCAAATCGGTGCGCGATGCCGCCATCATGCTGGGCGCGATGGCAGGTCATGATGCGAAAGACAGCACCAGCGCCGATTTGCCCGTGCCCGATTTTGAAGCCGCGCTGACCGGCGATATCCGTGGCAAGAAAATCGGCATTCCGCGTGAATACCGACTGGATGGAATGCCCGCGGAGATTGACAAGCTGTGGGATGAGGGCCGCGCCATGCTGCGCGATGCGGGGGCAGAGATTGTCGATATCTCGCTGCCGCACACCAAATACGCGCTGCCCGCCTATTACGTGATTGCGCCCGCCGAAGCCTCGTCCAACCTTGCGCGCTATGATGGGGTGCGCTACGGCCATCGCGCCAAAATCAAGGCGGGCGAAGGCATTACCGAAATGTATGAGCGCACGCGCGCCGAAGGTTTTGGCCGCGAAGTGCAGCGCCGCGTGATGATCGGCTCTTATGTGCTTTCGGCCGGGTTTTACGATGCCTATTACCTGCGCGCCCAAAAGGTGCGCACGCTGATCAAGCAAGACTTCGAGACAGCGTTTGACGATGGGATTGACGCTATCCTGACCCCGGCCACACCCTCGGCCGCTTTCGGGCTGGGTGAGATGGCCGATGTCGACCCGATCCAGATGTATCTGAACGATGTGTTCACCGTCACGGTCAACCTGGCTGGCCTGCCCGGCATTGCCATTCCCGCCGGTCAAAGCCGCGAAAACCTGCCGCTTGGCCTGCAAATCATTGGCCGCCCCTGGGATGAAGGCGGCATGATGAATGTTGCCTATACGATGGAAAAAGCCATAGGCTATGCGGCGAAACCCGAAAAATGGTGGTAG
- the gatC gene encoding Asp-tRNA(Asn)/Glu-tRNA(Gln) amidotransferase subunit GatC, whose translation MSIDEKTARRVAHLARIEVSDAQLAPLAAELSGILNFMEQLNEVDVAGVEPMTSVTPMALKRRADMVDDGEKRDDVLANAPDAREGFFAVPKVVE comes from the coding sequence ATGTCAATCGACGAAAAAACAGCGCGCCGCGTGGCGCATCTGGCCCGGATCGAGGTGAGCGACGCACAGCTTGCCCCGCTGGCTGCCGAGCTTTCCGGCATTCTGAACTTCATGGAACAGCTCAACGAGGTGGATGTTGCGGGCGTAGAGCCGATGACCTCGGTCACGCCAATGGCGCTGAAACGCCGCGCCGACATGGTGGATGACGGCGAGAAGCGCGATGATGTTCTGGCCAATGCCCCCGATGCCCGCGAAGGGTTTTTCGCTGTGCCAAAGGTGGTTGAATAA
- a CDS encoding ceramidase domain-containing protein — MNWLEQVDNYCERLGPGLLAEPLNLVSNLAFLLAAALVWRRTRPDGLARALALILFIIGLGSLAFHGFAQRWAALADVLPILAFILVYIYAATTRYLHQTWWLGLVVTLAFIPFAMLLGRGMAALFGPLNGSVSYMPVLAMILAYAALLARKAPATARGLAIGAGILALSLTFRTLDAPLCAAAPIGLHFMWHILNAIMLGWMILVLLRHPRLAPLAR, encoded by the coding sequence ATGAACTGGCTGGAACAGGTCGACAATTACTGCGAAAGGCTGGGGCCGGGCCTGCTGGCCGAGCCGTTGAACCTGGTCTCCAACCTCGCCTTTCTGCTGGCCGCAGCACTGGTCTGGCGGCGCACAAGGCCCGATGGCCTGGCGCGCGCACTGGCGCTGATCCTGTTCATCATCGGCCTTGGCTCGCTGGCCTTTCACGGTTTTGCCCAACGCTGGGCGGCGCTGGCCGATGTTCTGCCCATCCTTGCCTTCATTCTGGTCTATATATATGCCGCCACAACGCGGTATCTGCACCAGACCTGGTGGCTGGGGCTGGTGGTGACGCTGGCCTTCATCCCCTTCGCAATGCTGCTTGGCCGTGGCATGGCGGCGCTGTTCGGCCCGCTCAACGGCTCGGTCAGCTATATGCCGGTGCTGGCCATGATCCTTGCCTATGCCGCATTGCTGGCGCGCAAAGCCCCCGCCACGGCACGCGGTCTGGCCATTGGCGCGGGCATACTGGCCCTGTCGCTGACATTCCGCACGCTCGATGCGCCGCTTTGCGCCGCTGCGCCGATCGGGCTGCATTTCATGTGGCATATCCTCAACGCCATCATGCTTGGCTGGATGATCCTTGTGCTGTTGCGCCATCCGCGTCTTGCACCCTTGGCGCGCTAA
- a CDS encoding metal-dependent hydrolase: MKIIWLGHSGFRIEIAGKVLLIDPWLVGNPMFDEAHRAAALAGVTHILISHGHGDHAGNVVEIARETGAPIVAVFELAEILAEITGNEGIAIGRGGTAKLGDVALTLVAASHSSSYPDSGTRGVAGSECGFMIAGEGRKIYFSGDTDIMADMDWFGDYHRPDIGILSAGGVYTMDMAAAAYAAKRYFNFKTLIPCHYRTFDALEQSADRLKAALPGVDVIEPEVMVPITL; the protein is encoded by the coding sequence ATGAAAATTATCTGGCTGGGCCATTCGGGCTTTCGCATTGAAATTGCCGGTAAGGTGTTGCTAATCGACCCGTGGCTGGTGGGCAACCCGATGTTTGATGAAGCGCACCGCGCCGCGGCGCTGGCAGGGGTGACGCATATCCTCATCAGCCACGGGCATGGCGACCATGCGGGCAATGTCGTTGAAATTGCCCGCGAAACCGGCGCGCCGATTGTGGCTGTGTTTGAATTGGCCGAAATACTGGCCGAGATTACGGGCAATGAAGGCATTGCCATCGGGCGGGGCGGCACTGCGAAGCTGGGCGATGTTGCGCTAACGCTTGTGGCCGCCTCGCATTCATCCTCTTACCCGGATTCCGGCACACGCGGCGTGGCGGGCAGCGAATGCGGCTTCATGATCGCGGGTGAGGGGCGCAAGATCTATTTTTCGGGCGATACCGATATCATGGCCGATATGGACTGGTTCGGGGACTATCATCGCCCCGATATCGGCATTCTGTCGGCGGGCGGGGTATATACGATGGATATGGCGGCGGCGGCCTATGCGGCCAAACGGTATTTCAACTTCAAAACCCTCATCCCCTGCCATTACCGCACGTTTGACGCGCTGGAGCAGAGCGCCGACAGGCTGAAAGCCGCTCTGCCGGGCGTGGATGTCATCGAGCCGGAAGTTATGGTGCCGATCACGCTTTAG
- a CDS encoding nucleoside deaminase encodes MNTVPMSRFQSHMDHALAEARAAAARGEVPVGAVVIGPDGAVLASAGNRTRELLDPSAHAEVLAIRAACAALGQPVLVGCDLYVTLEPCPACAMVISAARIARLYYGADDAKSGGVDHGPRIYTHPQAHHKPEVYAGLAEADCARLLRDFFAERRNIPQG; translated from the coding sequence ATGAATACCGTGCCTATGAGCCGCTTTCAAAGCCATATGGACCATGCCCTTGCCGAGGCCCGCGCCGCCGCCGCGCGCGGCGAAGTGCCGGTGGGGGCCGTGGTGATCGGCCCCGATGGCGCGGTGCTGGCCAGCGCGGGCAACCGCACGCGCGAGTTGCTCGACCCAAGCGCCCATGCCGAGGTGCTGGCCATCCGTGCCGCCTGCGCCGCCCTTGGCCAGCCGGTGCTGGTGGGATGCGACCTCTACGTTACGCTTGAACCCTGCCCGGCCTGCGCGATGGTCATTTCCGCCGCCCGTATCGCGCGGCTTTATTATGGCGCGGATGATGCAAAATCTGGCGGGGTGGACCACGGTCCGCGCATCTACACACACCCCCAGGCGCATCATAAGCCCGAGGTTTATGCCGGGCTGGCCGAAGCGGATTGCGCCCGGCTTTTGCGCGATTTCTTTGCCGAACGCCGCAACATACCACAAGGCTAG
- a CDS encoding pseudouridine synthase produces the protein MSKQEYDGERIAKRMARAGLASRREAERMIAEGRVAVNGKTIDSPALNVTKSDSIIVDGKPLAASEPVRVWRYHKPSGLVTSNADEKGRDTVFDKLPPDMPRVMSIGRLDLNSEGLLLLTNDGDLKRRLELPSTGWTRKYRVRANGSIEDKALAPLRAGVTVDGERFQPMTIDIDRVQGANIWLTVAIKEGKNREIRRALEFVGLKVNRLIRLSYGPFQLGELARGAVEEIRPKILRDQLGVERMPEPELRAQAASRAEAQKGPRSRARPANQSGASLRPKDGRPKGGKRG, from the coding sequence ATGAGCAAACAGGAATATGACGGCGAGCGGATCGCCAAGCGCATGGCGCGCGCAGGCCTCGCCTCGCGCCGGGAAGCCGAACGGATGATTGCCGAAGGCCGCGTCGCGGTAAACGGCAAGACCATCGACAGCCCGGCACTGAACGTGACCAAAAGCGACAGTATCATCGTTGATGGCAAACCTTTGGCGGCAAGCGAGCCGGTGCGCGTGTGGCGCTATCACAAGCCATCGGGGCTGGTGACATCGAATGCCGACGAAAAGGGCCGCGACACGGTGTTTGACAAGCTGCCGCCCGACATGCCGCGTGTGATGAGCATCGGCCGGCTGGATCTGAACTCGGAAGGGTTGTTGCTGCTGACCAATGATGGTGATCTGAAGCGGCGGCTGGAATTGCCCTCGACGGGTTGGACACGCAAATACCGTGTGCGCGCCAATGGTTCGATCGAGGACAAGGCGCTTGCCCCGCTGCGCGCGGGCGTCACCGTTGATGGCGAGCGGTTCCAGCCGATGACCATTGATATTGACCGTGTGCAGGGCGCGAATATCTGGCTGACCGTGGCCATAAAGGAAGGCAAGAACCGCGAGATTCGCCGGGCGCTGGAATTTGTGGGGCTGAAGGTGAACCGGCTGATCCGGCTTTCCTACGGGCCGTTCCAGCTAGGCGAATTGGCGCGCGGCGCGGTTGAGGAAATCCGCCCGAAAATCTTGCGCGACCAGTTGGGGGTCGAACGGATGCCAGAGCCGGAATTGCGCGCGCAAGCCGCCAGCCGGGCCGAGGCGCAAAAAGGCCCGCGCAGCCGTGCGCGGCCCGCCAATCAAAGCGGAGCATCGCTGCGGCCAAAAGACGGGCGGCCAAAGGGCGGCAAGCGCGGCTGA
- a CDS encoding N-acetylmuramoyl-L-alanine amidase, with amino-acid sequence MQIVQHPSANFGPRKGGAKPDLIVLHYTGMDSAEAALARLCDPVAEVSAHYLIARDGTVFQLVDEMMRAWHAGAGSWGAARDVNSRSIGVELCNAGALIGLPPFAHRQMRSLEALLDELMQRHTIPPERIIGHSDMAPGRKADPGPAFDWRRLAKAGRSVWAAGAPGSQGDPKDGVPSLARFHRAARRFGYCATVAPETVLAAFRLRFAPERIGQPPGHADISQIEALAHAYPCIDEARPKA; translated from the coding sequence ATGCAGATTGTGCAGCACCCTTCGGCAAATTTTGGCCCGCGCAAGGGTGGCGCCAAGCCCGACCTGATCGTGCTGCATTACACGGGCATGGACAGCGCAGAAGCCGCGCTGGCGCGGTTATGCGACCCCGTGGCCGAGGTGTCCGCCCATTACCTGATTGCCCGCGATGGCACGGTTTTCCAACTGGTTGATGAGATGATGCGCGCCTGGCACGCGGGCGCGGGAAGCTGGGGTGCGGCTCGGGATGTGAACAGCCGGTCTATTGGCGTGGAGCTGTGCAATGCCGGTGCGCTGATCGGCTTGCCACCCTTTGCGCATAGGCAAATGCGCAGCCTTGAAGCCTTGCTCGATGAGCTGATGCAGCGCCACACCATCCCGCCGGAGCGTATTATCGGCCATTCCGATATGGCGCCGGGCCGCAAGGCCGACCCCGGCCCGGCTTTTGACTGGCGGCGGCTTGCAAAAGCGGGGCGGTCGGTTTGGGCGGCAGGCGCGCCCGGGTCGCAAGGCGACCCCAAGGATGGCGTGCCATCCTTGGCGCGATTTCATCGCGCGGCGCGCCGGTTTGGCTATTGCGCGACGGTTGCGCCAGAAACAGTATTGGCGGCCTTCCGGTTGCGCTTTGCGCCCGAACGCATTGGCCAGCCGCCAGGCCATGCGGACATTTCCCAGATCGAGGCGCTGGCACACGCCTATCCCTGCATTGACGAAGCCCGCCCCAAGGCTTAA
- a CDS encoding DUF1801 domain-containing protein has product MAENKTRPTEVSVAEFLNDIPHPTRRADGLALDALFRKVTGYTPQMWGPTMVGYGSYDYVYETGHSGTSLATGFSPRKANLVLYILPGYARLGDMLTRLGKHKIGKSCLYINKLADVDMDVVAEIIRAGLDDLAARWSVKPS; this is encoded by the coding sequence ATGGCAGAAAACAAGACCAGACCCACCGAAGTTTCAGTTGCGGAATTTCTGAACGACATCCCCCACCCGACCCGGCGCGCCGACGGGCTGGCGCTGGATGCGCTGTTTCGCAAGGTAACCGGCTATACCCCGCAAATGTGGGGGCCGACAATGGTGGGCTATGGCAGCTATGATTATGTCTATGAAACCGGCCATTCCGGCACCAGCCTTGCCACCGGCTTCAGCCCGCGCAAGGCAAATTTGGTTCTGTATATCCTGCCGGGTTATGCCAGACTGGGCGATATGCTCACCCGGCTCGGCAAACATAAAATCGGAAAATCCTGCCTTTACATCAACAAACTGGCCGATGTGGACATGGATGTTGTGGCCGAGATTATCCGCGCGGGGCTGGATGATCTGGCAGCCCGCTGGTCGGTGAAACCAAGCTGA